In Paenibacillus guangzhouensis, a single window of DNA contains:
- the greA gene encoding transcription elongation factor GreA, which yields MSNEEVILTPEGLAQLQAELDDLKYVKRKEIANRIKIALSYGDLKENSEYHAAKDDQAFMETRIQVLESKLKRSRVVDTSSLDHSQVNIGSTVVLYDRDFAEKVEYKIVGAEEADVLENKISYESPLGKALLGAKVGDLVKVDAPMGEISYEVLEIKMV from the coding sequence ATGTCGAACGAAGAAGTGATTTTGACCCCGGAGGGTCTGGCGCAACTGCAAGCGGAATTGGATGATCTGAAATATGTGAAGCGTAAAGAGATCGCTAACCGGATTAAAATCGCGCTCAGTTACGGGGATCTGAAAGAGAATAGCGAATATCACGCGGCCAAGGATGATCAAGCGTTCATGGAGACGCGCATCCAGGTACTCGAGAGCAAGCTGAAGCGATCGCGTGTCGTGGACACGAGCAGTCTGGATCATTCCCAGGTCAACATTGGCTCAACCGTTGTCCTCTATGATCGCGATTTCGCCGAGAAGGTAGAGTATAAGATCGTAGGCGCGGAAGAGGCGGACGTGTTAGAGAATAAAATATCGTATGAAAGCCCGCTAGGAAAGGCGCTTCTCGGAGCCAAGGTAGGCGACTTGGTTAAGGTTGACGCACCGATGGGTGAAATAAGTTATGAGGTACTTGAGATTAAAATGGTCTAA